One window of Bacillota bacterium genomic DNA carries:
- a CDS encoding DUF4338 domain-containing protein: MNHMLESEPVLLCGRKFTFQELEDIRETVRMFPSLSRKELAYTICEHLKWVSPNGRYKVEACGQLLEKLDARGVLELPEIRKYTPSKQLVIPGARTEAEAELVGIVSEFEPIEIEAVRKSDDIHLWNEYIQRYHILRYKRPFGAHQRYFIVSRVQGGYRRLGCLLFAASAWALADRDHWIGWNEADRSQRLHLIVNNTRFLIFPWVKVKNLASKALSLAVRQVSIDWQERYGFRPVLLETFVDIAQYQGTCYKAANWMLLGETSGRGRMDRYTQYLSSTKHIYVYPLRRDFRAILCGESKGVQ; the protein is encoded by the coding sequence ATGAACCACATGCTCGAATCAGAGCCAGTCCTGCTATGTGGACGGAAGTTTACCTTTCAGGAACTGGAGGACATCCGAGAAACAGTACGGATGTTCCCATCTCTTAGCCGTAAAGAATTAGCATATACAATTTGTGAGCATTTAAAATGGGTTTCCCCCAACGGACGATATAAAGTTGAAGCTTGTGGTCAACTCTTGGAGAAACTTGATGCTCGTGGTGTATTAGAGTTACCGGAGATAAGAAAGTACACACCATCTAAACAACTGGTTATACCCGGAGCACGCACAGAAGCTGAGGCAGAGCTGGTGGGAATTGTATCTGAATTTGAGCCTATCGAAATCGAGGCAGTTCGCAAGTCGGATGATATCCACCTGTGGAATGAATACATCCAGCGCTATCACATTTTGAGATATAAACGTCCGTTTGGAGCTCATCAAAGATATTTTATTGTCTCTAGAGTTCAGGGTGGATATCGGCGGCTGGGATGCCTTTTGTTTGCCGCGTCAGCTTGGGCATTAGCGGACCGCGATCACTGGATCGGCTGGAATGAAGCAGACCGTAGCCAAAGATTGCATCTAATCGTTAATAATACCCGCTTTCTCATTTTTCCCTGGGTGAAGGTGAAGAATCTGGCGAGCAAGGCGCTGTCCTTGGCTGTCAGGCAAGTTTCCATAGATTGGCAGGAACGGTATGGGTTTAGGCCAGTTTTATTGGAAACCTTTGTGGATATCGCCCAATATCAAGGCACTTGCTACAAAGCAGCGAACTGGATGCTGTTGGGAGAAACCTCGGGACGGGGACGAATGGATCGGTATACCCAATATTTATCTTCCACCAAGCATATATACGTGTATCCGCTTCGCCGCGACTTTCGGGCGATTCTATGCGGGGAAAGCAAGGGCGTCCAATGA
- a CDS encoding transposase family protein, whose protein sequence is MSETIQSMVAALTRSERRRKQLELKGQQKKQGKQYPPTYTLPNRKSNLKTVNEEKAAIQYETEEKLKVYVQLLPGLLKKLAQIPDPRNPKKIKHQMTVMMFYGILMFLFQMKSRRETNQEMTTPQLLKNLQAVFEELTEMPHQDTLCRLLEKIEVDRIESLYLDMLRKLIRRKKFRNLLHHKKYLVAVDGTEKQIMDECWDERYLRRKIKGKDGEYQYYAYVLEAVLIFTNGMVLPLISVFLENNMELEAIENDEQWKQDCELKAFHRLVKRLKKEFQKLPLTLLLDGLYAKGPVMEVCRKNKWEFMIVLKDKSLPTVWEEAKGLMRLDSKGECRYERIWQGRRQIFRWANGIEYEYGKRKILTIHVVTCEESWEEIDKKGCVITKTTRHAWISSNPINRKNIHERCNLAARKRWLHENNILKEKHQGYHYEHIFSHDWNAMRGYHYLMHIARMLNEMVLHSISLIDHVKEFGIQSCIEKFRIVMTHRELDTQRLRRLIKSHGQLRLVYEENWKTSPSAA, encoded by the coding sequence ATGAGCGAAACCATTCAATCAATGGTCGCCGCTCTAACCCGTTCTGAGCGTAGGAGAAAACAGCTGGAACTTAAGGGACAACAGAAAAAACAGGGGAAGCAATATCCTCCCACCTATACGCTTCCGAACCGTAAGAGCAACCTAAAAACAGTGAATGAAGAAAAAGCGGCCATCCAATATGAGACCGAAGAGAAGCTGAAAGTATACGTGCAACTTTTGCCGGGACTGCTTAAGAAATTGGCACAGATTCCTGACCCGCGAAATCCGAAGAAAATCAAACATCAAATGACAGTGATGATGTTCTATGGAATACTGATGTTTCTGTTTCAAATGAAGTCAAGGCGAGAGACAAATCAAGAAATGACAACTCCGCAGTTGCTAAAAAACCTACAAGCCGTTTTTGAAGAATTAACGGAAATGCCGCACCAGGATACCCTGTGCCGCTTATTGGAAAAGATTGAAGTGGATAGAATCGAAAGCCTCTATCTCGATATGCTGAGAAAGTTGATTCGTAGAAAGAAGTTTCGAAACCTGTTGCACCATAAAAAGTATCTCGTGGCTGTGGATGGTACGGAGAAACAGATTATGGACGAATGCTGGGATGAACGTTATCTGCGCCGGAAAATTAAGGGTAAAGACGGCGAATACCAATATTATGCCTATGTTCTGGAAGCGGTTCTGATTTTTACTAATGGCATGGTTCTACCGCTGATAAGTGTATTTTTGGAAAACAATATGGAATTAGAAGCCATCGAAAACGATGAACAATGGAAACAAGACTGTGAATTGAAAGCATTTCATCGCTTGGTCAAGCGGCTGAAAAAGGAGTTTCAGAAACTACCGCTAACCTTACTTTTGGATGGGCTATACGCGAAGGGCCCGGTTATGGAAGTCTGCCGTAAAAACAAGTGGGAATTTATGATCGTGCTCAAAGACAAATCACTCCCGACAGTATGGGAAGAAGCAAAAGGATTAATGCGTCTGGATAGCAAAGGGGAGTGCCGTTATGAGCGAATATGGCAGGGGCGGCGGCAAATATTCCGGTGGGCCAACGGGATCGAGTATGAGTATGGCAAACGCAAAATACTGACAATTCATGTGGTGACGTGCGAGGAAAGCTGGGAAGAAATCGATAAAAAGGGCTGTGTCATAACAAAAACCACTCGTCACGCCTGGATATCCAGCAATCCTATTAACCGCAAGAATATCCATGAACGCTGCAATCTGGCAGCGCGGAAACGCTGGCTTCATGAGAACAATATTTTGAAAGAGAAGCATCAAGGATACCACTATGAACACATTTTTTCACATGATTGGAATGCGATGCGGGGGTATCATTACCTCATGCACATTGCCAGAATGCTAAATGAAATGGTGCTTCATTCAATTTCCCTAATCGACCATGTTAAAGAATTCGGTATTCAGTCATGCATCGAGAAATTTCGCATAGTCATGACTCACAGGGAATTGGATACACAGCGCCTTCGTAGGTTGATAAAATCACACGGCCAATTGCGACTGGTGTATGAAGAAAACTGGAAAACAAGCCCGTCAGCGGCATAA
- the lepB gene encoding signal peptidase I, with the protein MSKQEIKEWIYTILIAIILVVIIRTFVLDTRIVPTTSMVPTIIPGDRLFVEKISHRISGLNRGDVIVFKPPASSGLKEDLIKRLIALPGDTVEVKNGKLYVNGVPKEEPYLAEAMNYTYEKKEVPPGKIFVLGDNRNRSYDSHEWGFADLKSVEGKALITYWPLDRVRLWWKTQE; encoded by the coding sequence ATGAGTAAACAGGAGATTAAAGAGTGGATTTACACAATACTTATTGCCATAATCCTTGTTGTAATTATCAGGACTTTTGTGCTGGATACCAGGATTGTCCCGACCACGTCCATGGTACCTACGATTATACCGGGGGACAGGTTATTTGTGGAGAAGATAAGTCATCGTATCTCCGGTTTGAATAGAGGGGATGTTATAGTTTTTAAGCCTCCTGCCAGTTCAGGGTTAAAGGAGGATTTAATCAAAAGACTTATTGCCCTTCCCGGCGATACGGTAGAGGTAAAAAACGGCAAATTATATGTAAACGGGGTTCCCAAGGAAGAACCCTACCTGGCGGAAGCAATGAACTATACCTACGAAAAGAAAGAGGTTCCTCCCGGAAAAATATTTGTGCTGGGTGATAACCGAAACCGTTCTTACGATTCGCATGAATGGGGGTTTGCCGACCTGAAAAGCGTTGAAGGCAAAGCGCTCATTA